The following proteins are co-located in the Sebastes umbrosus isolate fSebUmb1 chromosome 24, fSebUmb1.pri, whole genome shotgun sequence genome:
- the ndfip2 gene encoding NEDD4 family-interacting protein 2: protein MDPASRYQVLHNEDDSSEASTSEPQPCTSATAQASTSSQDQSQAELGAAAAEASGSGTQAEADAPPPPYASIDLGATAAPETSYRSDFPVPPPYSVATSLPTYDEAEKAKAAAMATSTVEVMPRDDEFPPRDDFSDADQLRVGNDGIFMLAFFMAFLFNWIGFCLSFCLTNTIAGRYGAICGFGLSLIKWILIVRFSDYFTGYFNGQYWLWWIFLLLGILLFFRGFVNYLKVRNMSENMATSHRTRLFFLY from the exons ATGGATCCAGCAAGCCGATACCAAGTG TTGCACAATGAGGACGACTCTTCAGAGGCCTCCACCAGCGAGCCGCAGCCGTGCACTTCTGCCACAGCCCAGGCTAGTACGTCCAGCCAGGACCAGAGCCAGGCCGAGCTTGGCGCGGCGGCGGCGGAAGCATCGGGGTCGGGGACTCAGGCGGAGGCGGATGCACCTCCACCCCCTTACGCCTCCATTGACCTGGGAGCAACCGCTGCACCCG AGACAAGTTACCGAAGCGACTTCCCCGTGCCACCGCCCTACAGCGTCGCCACCTCACTGCCCACGTATGACGAAGCGGAGAAGGCCAAAGCGGCCGCCATGGCTACCTCCACTGTGGAGGTGATGCCACGG GATGATGAATTCCCTCCCAGAGATGATTTCAGTGACGCTGATCAGCTTCGAGTTGGGAACGATGGCATCTTCATGTTGGCCTTTTTCA TGGCCTTCCTGTTCAACTGGATCGGGTTCTGCCTGTCCTTCTGTCTGACCAATACCATTGCAGGACGCTACGGAGCCATCTGCGGATTCGGCCTTTCCCTCATCAAGTGGATTCTAATCGTCAGG TTCTCTGACTACTTCACTGGCTACTTCAATGGTCAATACTGGCTCTGGTGGATCTTCCTGCTGCTCG GTATCCTGCTGTTCTTCAGGGGTTTCGTCAACTATCTTAAAGTGCGCAACATGTCAGAGAATATGGCCACCTCTCACAGAACACgcctcttcttcctctactAA